The Brassica oleracea var. oleracea cultivar TO1000 chromosome C6, BOL, whole genome shotgun sequence genome includes a region encoding these proteins:
- the LOC106300260 gene encoding probable receptor-like protein kinase At1g49730 isoform X1 — translation MVVNSQAFLLALIALLGTQLSSLMAADCPLDFTSSNFTLVASVCSNITNRGKCCRYMNAFVAISVARYANISNNLGVTSDLSETCVASISKTMELYGVPRNATSFCGLGTKILVTYSCEGRTTVTQMHQSPTFGHVTRNCRGPLSPVNQCRKCLNSGITYLRNLVGAETNNVTLSTCRDATYATLASRMDDASALELLGCFFQVTELSVVPSVSFPPMESPGPSPSVIDADVPSKSDSPMTSSSESNNPYHLTLLPTIGIVVTAVSLTMLVVLVILIRRKNRELDESESLDRKSAKTRPSPRPVFKIHQDDSSPFQKFSYKEMTTATKEFNTVIGHGGFGTVYKAEFSDGLVAAVKRMNKASEQSKQDFCREIELLAKLHHRNLVDLKGFCIEKKERFLIYEYMENGSLKDHLHSTEKPPLSWETRMKIAIDVANALEYLHFYCDPPLCHRDIKSSNILLDDKFVAKLSDFGLAHSSRDGSVCFEPVNTDIHGTPGYVDPEYVVTQELTEKSDVYSYGVVLLEIITGRRAVDEGRNLVETSQRFLVTKSRHKDLVDPRIKDSIDDDDNGERQLEAVVTVVRMCTEKEGRSRPSIKQVLRMLCESYDLLHSEFAKAVDEEVGQDTMQRTVLRFQRSNNNRFIGGSSSSKSLCSQSVPHSPVNGLSF, via the exons ATGGTGGTGAATAGTCAAGCTTTCTTGTTAGCATTAATTGCATTACTTGGAACCCAACTGTCTTCACTAATGGCTGCAG ATTGTCCATTAGATTTCACTTCATCAAACTTCACTCTAGTAGCTTCTGTCTGCTCCAACATAACCAACAGAGGCAAATGCTGCCGCTACATGAACGCTTTCGTTGCTATATCCGTGGCTCGTTACGCCAACATATCAAACAATCTCGGAGTCACATCGGATCTATCCGAAACCTGCGTTGCCTCCATCTCCAAAACAATGGAGCTCTATGGAGTCCCTAGAAACGCGACTAGCTTCTGCGGGTTAGGAACCAAGATCCTGGTCACGTACAGCTGCGAAGGCCGGACCACTGTAACGCAAATGCACCAGTCTCCAACGTTTGGACACGTTACAAGAAACTGCAGGGGCCCGCTTTCTCCGGTGAACCAGTGCAGGAAGTGTTTGAACTCTGGTATCACTTACCTTCGTAATCTAGTTGGTGCGGAGACTAATAACGTTACTCTGAGTACTTGTCGTGATGCGACTTACGCAACATTAGCAAGCCGTATGGACGATGCTTCGGCTCTTGAACTACTTGGTTGTTTCTTTCAAGTGACAGAGCTTAGTGTTGTCCCTTCAG TCTCATTTCCACCTATGGAGAGTCCAGGACCGTCTCCAAGCGTGATTGATGCTGATGTCCCAAGCAAGAGTGATTCTCCAATGACTTCTTCAAGTGAAAGCAACAATCCATATCACTTAACATTGCTTCCAACCATTGGGATTGTTGTTACGGCTGTTTCTCTTACGATGCTCGTGGTTCTGGTGATTCTTATCCGTAGAAAGAACCGGGAACTCGATGAATCTGAGAGTTTGGATAGAAAATCAGCAAAAACACGTCCTTCTCCCCGGCCTGTATTCAAGATTCATCAAG ATGATTCTTCTCCTTTCCAAAAGTTCAGCTACAAGGAAATGACAACTGCAACAAAAGAGTTCAACACAGTGATTGGTCATGGAGGTTTTGGGACTGTTTACAAAGCCGAGTTCAGCGATGGATTGGTTGCAGCTGTAAAGAGAATGAACAAAGCCTCTGAACAATCTAAACAAGATTTCTGCAGAGAGATAGAGCTTTTGGCTAAGCTCCATCACCGTAACCTCGTTGACTTGAAAGGCTTTTGCATTGAAAAGAAAGAAAG GTTCCTCATCTATGAGTACATGGAAAATGGGAGCTTAAAAGATCATCTACATT CTACAGAGAAGCCTCCACTTAGTTGGGAAACAAGAATGAAAATAGCTATTGATGTGGCTAATGCTTTG GAATATCTTCATTTCTACTGTGATCCACCTCTCTGCCACAGAGACATTAAATCAAGCAATATACTACTGGATGATAAATTTGTAGCTAAA CTTTCAGATTTTGGCCTTGCACATTCGTCTAGAGATGGATCTGTTTGTTTTGAGCCTGTGAATACTGATATTCATGGAACTCCAG GTTATGTAGATCCAGAGTATGTGGTGACACAAGAGCTGACAGAGAAGAGTGATGTGTACAGCTACGGAGTTGTGTTGCTGGAGATTATAACGGGAAGAAGAGCTGTTGATGAAGGTAGGAACCTTGTTGAAACGTCTCAGCGGTTTCTAGTGACTAAATCAAGACACAAGGATCTAGTAGACCCGAGGATAAAAGACTCCATTGACGATGATGATAATGGAGAGAGACAGCTTGAAGCTGTTGTGACGGTTGTGAGAATGTGTACTGAGAAAGAAGGCCGGTCTAGGCCATCGATTAAGCAAGTGTTGAGGATGCTGTGTGAAAGCTATGATCTGTTGCATAGCGAATTTGCTAAAGCTGTTGATGAAGAGGTGGGGCAAGATACTATGCAGAGAACCGTTTTGAGGTTTCAAAGAAGCAATAATAACCGATTCATTGGTGGTTCATCATCGTCCAAGTCGCTTTGCAGCCAGAGTGTACCTCACTCTCCAGTAAATGGACTCTCTTTCTGA
- the LOC106300260 gene encoding probable receptor-like protein kinase At1g49730 isoform X2, translating into MVVNSQAFLLALIALLGTQLSSLMAADCPLDFTSSNFTLVASVCSNITNRGKCCRYMNAFVAISVARYANISNNLGVTSDLSETCVASISKTMELYGVPRNATSFCGLGTKILVTYSCEGRTTVTQMHQSPTFGHVTRNCRGPLSPVNQCRKCLNSGITYLRNLVGAETNNVTLSTCRDATYATLASRMDDASALELLGCFFQVTELSVVPSVSFPPMESPGPSPSVIDADVPSKSDSPMTSSSESNNPYHLTLLPTIGIVVTAVSLTMLVVLVILIRRKNRELDESESLDRKSAKTRPSPRPVFKIHQDDSSPFQKFSYKEMTTATKEFNTVIGHGGFGTVYKAEFSDGLVAAVKRMNKASEQSKQDFCREIELLAKLHHRNLVDLKGFCIEKKERFLIYEYMENGSLKDHLHSTEKPPLSWETRMKIAIDVANALEYLHFYCDPPLCHRDIKSSNILLDDKFVAKLSDFGLAHSSRDGSVCFEPVNTDIHGTPDPEYVVTQELTEKSDVYSYGVVLLEIITGRRAVDEGRNLVETSQRFLVTKSRHKDLVDPRIKDSIDDDDNGERQLEAVVTVVRMCTEKEGRSRPSIKQVLRMLCESYDLLHSEFAKAVDEEVGQDTMQRTVLRFQRSNNNRFIGGSSSSKSLCSQSVPHSPVNGLSF; encoded by the exons ATGGTGGTGAATAGTCAAGCTTTCTTGTTAGCATTAATTGCATTACTTGGAACCCAACTGTCTTCACTAATGGCTGCAG ATTGTCCATTAGATTTCACTTCATCAAACTTCACTCTAGTAGCTTCTGTCTGCTCCAACATAACCAACAGAGGCAAATGCTGCCGCTACATGAACGCTTTCGTTGCTATATCCGTGGCTCGTTACGCCAACATATCAAACAATCTCGGAGTCACATCGGATCTATCCGAAACCTGCGTTGCCTCCATCTCCAAAACAATGGAGCTCTATGGAGTCCCTAGAAACGCGACTAGCTTCTGCGGGTTAGGAACCAAGATCCTGGTCACGTACAGCTGCGAAGGCCGGACCACTGTAACGCAAATGCACCAGTCTCCAACGTTTGGACACGTTACAAGAAACTGCAGGGGCCCGCTTTCTCCGGTGAACCAGTGCAGGAAGTGTTTGAACTCTGGTATCACTTACCTTCGTAATCTAGTTGGTGCGGAGACTAATAACGTTACTCTGAGTACTTGTCGTGATGCGACTTACGCAACATTAGCAAGCCGTATGGACGATGCTTCGGCTCTTGAACTACTTGGTTGTTTCTTTCAAGTGACAGAGCTTAGTGTTGTCCCTTCAG TCTCATTTCCACCTATGGAGAGTCCAGGACCGTCTCCAAGCGTGATTGATGCTGATGTCCCAAGCAAGAGTGATTCTCCAATGACTTCTTCAAGTGAAAGCAACAATCCATATCACTTAACATTGCTTCCAACCATTGGGATTGTTGTTACGGCTGTTTCTCTTACGATGCTCGTGGTTCTGGTGATTCTTATCCGTAGAAAGAACCGGGAACTCGATGAATCTGAGAGTTTGGATAGAAAATCAGCAAAAACACGTCCTTCTCCCCGGCCTGTATTCAAGATTCATCAAG ATGATTCTTCTCCTTTCCAAAAGTTCAGCTACAAGGAAATGACAACTGCAACAAAAGAGTTCAACACAGTGATTGGTCATGGAGGTTTTGGGACTGTTTACAAAGCCGAGTTCAGCGATGGATTGGTTGCAGCTGTAAAGAGAATGAACAAAGCCTCTGAACAATCTAAACAAGATTTCTGCAGAGAGATAGAGCTTTTGGCTAAGCTCCATCACCGTAACCTCGTTGACTTGAAAGGCTTTTGCATTGAAAAGAAAGAAAG GTTCCTCATCTATGAGTACATGGAAAATGGGAGCTTAAAAGATCATCTACATT CTACAGAGAAGCCTCCACTTAGTTGGGAAACAAGAATGAAAATAGCTATTGATGTGGCTAATGCTTTG GAATATCTTCATTTCTACTGTGATCCACCTCTCTGCCACAGAGACATTAAATCAAGCAATATACTACTGGATGATAAATTTGTAGCTAAA CTTTCAGATTTTGGCCTTGCACATTCGTCTAGAGATGGATCTGTTTGTTTTGAGCCTGTGAATACTGATATTCATGGAACTCCAG ATCCAGAGTATGTGGTGACACAAGAGCTGACAGAGAAGAGTGATGTGTACAGCTACGGAGTTGTGTTGCTGGAGATTATAACGGGAAGAAGAGCTGTTGATGAAGGTAGGAACCTTGTTGAAACGTCTCAGCGGTTTCTAGTGACTAAATCAAGACACAAGGATCTAGTAGACCCGAGGATAAAAGACTCCATTGACGATGATGATAATGGAGAGAGACAGCTTGAAGCTGTTGTGACGGTTGTGAGAATGTGTACTGAGAAAGAAGGCCGGTCTAGGCCATCGATTAAGCAAGTGTTGAGGATGCTGTGTGAAAGCTATGATCTGTTGCATAGCGAATTTGCTAAAGCTGTTGATGAAGAGGTGGGGCAAGATACTATGCAGAGAACCGTTTTGAGGTTTCAAAGAAGCAATAATAACCGATTCATTGGTGGTTCATCATCGTCCAAGTCGCTTTGCAGCCAGAGTGTACCTCACTCTCCAGTAAATGGACTCTCTTTCTGA
- the LOC106300263 gene encoding ABSCISIC ACID-INSENSITIVE 5-like protein 4 isoform X1: MGTHINFNSLGVDSSGGNGSDNNQSKPLGRQSSLYSLTFDELQSTLGEPGKEFGSMNMDELLKNIWTAEETTQPIMTTTSSIASVQQPSSGFAPGGGGLVQRQGSLTLPRTLSQKTVDEVWKHLMSKDSCNGRDAPERQETLGEMTLEDFLLRAGVVKEDVNCSQQNQNNCVSTGVGIGFGQPNQNNIWFKGNNSSMILNQAQQPHQQQLQQPHQRLPPTIYPKHANVTFSAPVMGKVGVSVASTSPGGTNSAENNAAWSSPVPYVFGGQGRRSNTGVVEKVVERRQKRMIKNRESAARSRARKQAYTLELEAEIENLKQLNQDLQRKQAEIMKTQKNEEPSKQRPWLAKTQCLRRTLTGPW, from the exons ATGGGTACTCACATCAATTTCAACAGCTTAGGAGTAGACTCTTCAGGAGGTAATGGGAGTGACAATAACCAGTCAAAGCCATTGGGGAGGCAGTCTTCGTTATATTCGTTAACATTTGATGAGCTTCAGAGCACATTAGGCGAGCCAGGGAAAGAGTTTGGGTCAATGAATATGGATGAGCTTCTCAAGAACATATGGACTGCTGAGGAAACTACTCAACCCATCATGACAACGACATCCTCCATTGCATCCGTGCAGCAACCAAGTAGTGGCTTTGCTCCAGGAGGAGGGGGTCTTGTGCAGAGGCAAGGCTCCTTGACTTTGCCTAGAACGCTTAGTCAGAAAACTGTTGATGAGGTCTGGAAACACTTGATGTCCAAAGATAGTTGTAACGGGAGGGATGCGCCTGAGAGGCAGGAGACTCTAGGGGAAATGACTTTAGAGGACTTCTTGCTCCGAGCTGGTGTTGTGAAAGAAGATGTTAACTGTAGTCAACAGAACCAAAACAACTGTGTTTCTACCGGTGTGGGAATTGGATTTGGTCAGCCGAATCAAAACAACATATGGTTCAAGGGCAACAATAGTTCTATGATCTTGAATCAAGCACAGCAGCCACATCAACAGCAGCTTCAACAACCACATCAGAGATTGCCTCCAACTATTTATCCAAAGCACGCCAATGTAACATTTTCAGCGCCTGTGATGGGTAAAGTAGGGGTTAGTGTTGCATCTACTTCTCCGGGGGGGACGAATAGTGCAGAAAACAATGCAGCTTGGTCATCACCAGTTCCTTATGTGTTTGGTGGTCAGGGAAGAAGAAGCAATACAGGAGTGGTGGAGAAGGTTGTTGAGAGAAGACAAAAGAGAATGATCAAGAATCGTGAATCAGCTGCTAGATCAAGGGCTCGAAAGCAG GCTTACACCTTGGAACTCGAAGCCGAGATTGAAAATCTCAAGCAACTGAATCAAGATTTGCAGAGAAAACAG GCTGAAATTATGAAAACACAGAAGAATGAG GAACCGTCCAAGCAGCGTCCATGGCTGGCCAAAACGCAATGCTTGAGAAGAACCCTAACTGGTCCATGGTAA
- the LOC106300263 gene encoding ABSCISIC ACID-INSENSITIVE 5-like protein 4 isoform X2: MGTHINFNSLGVDSSGGNGSDNNQSKPLGRQSSLYSLTFDELQSTLGEPGKEFGSMNMDELLKNIWTAEETTQPIMTTTSSIASVQQPSSGFAPGGGGLVQRQGSLTLPRTLSQKTVDEVWKHLMSKDSCNGRDAPERQETLGEMTLEDFLLRAGVVKEDVNCSQQNQNNCVSTGVGIGFGQPNQNNIWFKGNNSSMILNQAQQPHQQQLQQPHQRLPPTIYPKHANVTFSAPVMGKVGGRRSNTGVVEKVVERRQKRMIKNRESAARSRARKQAYTLELEAEIENLKQLNQDLQRKQAEIMKTQKNEEPSKQRPWLAKTQCLRRTLTGPW, from the exons ATGGGTACTCACATCAATTTCAACAGCTTAGGAGTAGACTCTTCAGGAGGTAATGGGAGTGACAATAACCAGTCAAAGCCATTGGGGAGGCAGTCTTCGTTATATTCGTTAACATTTGATGAGCTTCAGAGCACATTAGGCGAGCCAGGGAAAGAGTTTGGGTCAATGAATATGGATGAGCTTCTCAAGAACATATGGACTGCTGAGGAAACTACTCAACCCATCATGACAACGACATCCTCCATTGCATCCGTGCAGCAACCAAGTAGTGGCTTTGCTCCAGGAGGAGGGGGTCTTGTGCAGAGGCAAGGCTCCTTGACTTTGCCTAGAACGCTTAGTCAGAAAACTGTTGATGAGGTCTGGAAACACTTGATGTCCAAAGATAGTTGTAACGGGAGGGATGCGCCTGAGAGGCAGGAGACTCTAGGGGAAATGACTTTAGAGGACTTCTTGCTCCGAGCTGGTGTTGTGAAAGAAGATGTTAACTGTAGTCAACAGAACCAAAACAACTGTGTTTCTACCGGTGTGGGAATTGGATTTGGTCAGCCGAATCAAAACAACATATGGTTCAAGGGCAACAATAGTTCTATGATCTTGAATCAAGCACAGCAGCCACATCAACAGCAGCTTCAACAACCACATCAGAGATTGCCTCCAACTATTTATCCAAAGCACGCCAATGTAACATTTTCAGCGCCTGTGATGGGTAAAGTAGGG GGAAGAAGAAGCAATACAGGAGTGGTGGAGAAGGTTGTTGAGAGAAGACAAAAGAGAATGATCAAGAATCGTGAATCAGCTGCTAGATCAAGGGCTCGAAAGCAG GCTTACACCTTGGAACTCGAAGCCGAGATTGAAAATCTCAAGCAACTGAATCAAGATTTGCAGAGAAAACAG GCTGAAATTATGAAAACACAGAAGAATGAG GAACCGTCCAAGCAGCGTCCATGGCTGGCCAAAACGCAATGCTTGAGAAGAACCCTAACTGGTCCATGGTAA